One genomic window of Motacilla alba alba isolate MOTALB_02 chromosome 1, Motacilla_alba_V1.0_pri, whole genome shotgun sequence includes the following:
- the SH2D1B gene encoding SH2 domain-containing protein 1B isoform X2 codes for MEFPFFHGKITRKTCEELLSKKKKNGSYLIRESESVEGALCLCVFFEDLIYTYRIFREHQGYFRIQTSEGVPERTFKTLKDLIYAFEKPNQGLIINLRYPVKKPKALQRSQRFKSEMDNVYDEVDDGGDYVDVLP; via the exons AtggaattcccattttttcatggaaagataACAAGAAAAACGTgtgaagagctgctgagcaagaagaaaaagaatggcAGCTATTTAATACGGGAGAGTGAGAGTGTGGAAGGAGCCTTGTGTCTCTGTGTTTT ctttgagGACCTCATCTACACTTACCGTATCTTCAGAGAACACCAAGGATATTTTAGAATACAG ACTTCTGAAGGTGTTCCAGAGAGGACCTTCAAAACATTAAAGGACTTAATATACGCTTTTGAAAAGCCAAATCAAGGTCTGATAATAAACCTCCGCTACCCAGTGAAGAAACCGAAGGCTTTGCAAAGAAGCCAGAGGTTCAAGTCAGAAATGGACAATGTTTATGATG AAGTTGATGATGGCGGTGATTACGTCGATGTCTTACCCTGA
- the SH2D1B gene encoding SH2 domain-containing protein 1B isoform X1, which yields MEFPFFHGKITRKTCEELLSKKKKNGSYLIRESESVEGALCLCVFFEDLIYTYRIFREHQGYFRIQTSEGVPERTFKTLKDLIYAFEKPNQGLIINLRYPVKKPKALQRSQRFKSEMDNVYDGEKLSSAFVGFFKMTALTGLW from the exons AtggaattcccattttttcatggaaagataACAAGAAAAACGTgtgaagagctgctgagcaagaagaaaaagaatggcAGCTATTTAATACGGGAGAGTGAGAGTGTGGAAGGAGCCTTGTGTCTCTGTGTTTT ctttgagGACCTCATCTACACTTACCGTATCTTCAGAGAACACCAAGGATATTTTAGAATACAG ACTTCTGAAGGTGTTCCAGAGAGGACCTTCAAAACATTAAAGGACTTAATATACGCTTTTGAAAAGCCAAATCAAGGTCTGATAATAAACCTCCGCTACCCAGTGAAGAAACCGAAGGCTTTGCAAAGAAGCCAGAGGTTCAAGTCAGAAATGGACAATGTTTATGATGGTGAGAAACTTAGCTCTgcctttgtgggtttttttaagatgacAGCATTGACAGGTTTGTGGTGA